A window of Littorina saxatilis isolate snail1 linkage group LG7, US_GU_Lsax_2.0, whole genome shotgun sequence contains these coding sequences:
- the LOC138970956 gene encoding prenylcysteine oxidase 1-like — translation MAASTKISTALKMLLCLLLFIPTNQLCAYAQDDEEIPKVGIIGGGIGGTTAAYFLRQLFGDKLKVDILEADKIGGRLALINIGGQDYEAGGAIIHPKNRYMVNFTEQFGLHRKDPSKDTLGLYNSKDGLFFKTSSWKAVTLAKLFWRYGWDVKRIQDWVAEMMGSFERIYDYQNQGMAFTNVEDLLRSMDESFINYTRINCRTMFKDAGFSDKFIDELVMGGLRENYGQTTDAHGFVGAVSMAGVEPGLWAVKGGNKKVPESMLKASGAHFNQAVVTQVFQVKSEGGTVSYEVQYLKTDAKQGEEKEGSKEYDILIVATPLKSESKYQIQFEDFPSGLRLPNVPYHPLEVLFVHGRPNKTYFGVEKLEELPSNIMTTDTEVFFNKLGIQSPVDNKEHLKGKPDQEEGYGVWKTFLNKVPTEKEVGSIFDSRKDLRLVSWKAYPEYTPNMELPSFVLHDRLYYINAVEAAASAMEMSAIGGRNVAILAYNQWFGHFDKIDEHTFPSAKGDPAFTSEGEGRRPDEL, via the exons GTATTATTGGTGGAGGTATAGGCGGCACAACAGCAGCATACTTCCTGAGGCAGTTGTTTGGAGACAAGTTAAAAGTGGACATACTGGAGGCTGACAAGATCGGGGGTCGTCTGGCACTGATCAACATTGGTGGACAAGACTACGAAGCCGGCGGTGCGATTATTCATCCCAAGAATCGTTACATGGTCAACTTCACGGAGCAGTTTG GTCTGCATAGAAAAGACCCAAGTAAAGACACTCTGGGTTTGTACAACAGCAAAGATGGACTGTTCTTCAAGACAAGCTCCTGGAAAGCTGTCACCTTGGCCAAGTTGTTTTGGCGCTACGGCTGGGATGTCAAACGCATTCAGGATTGGGTGGCAGAGATGATGGGTTCTTTTGAGAG aaTTTACGACTATCAAAATCAAGGTATGGCTTTCACAAATGTGGAGGATCTTCTTCGTTCCATGGATGAAAGCTTCATCAACTACACGCGCATCAATTGCAGAACCATGTTTAAGGATGCAGGATTCTCAGACAAATTCATTGATGAATTAGTCATGGGAGGGCTCAGAGAAAACTATGGACAGACCACAGATGCTCATGGCTTTGTAG GTGCTGTTTCTATGGCTGGAGTGGAACCTGGATTATGGGCAGTAAAGGGAGGCAACAAGAAAGTACCAGAATCAATGTTGAAAGCTTCCGGTGCCCACTTCAACCAGGCGGTGGTGACACAGGTGTTCCAAGTGAAAAGCGAGGGCGGCACTGTGTCGTACGAAGTGCAGTATTTAAAGACGGATGCCAAACAGGGAGAGGAAAAAGAAGGCAGCAAGGAATACGACATCCTCATCGTTGCCACACCTTTGAAATCAGAATCCAAATATCAG ATTCAGTTTGAAGACTTTCCAAGTGGGCTTCGTTTGCCCAATGTGCCATACCACCCTCTAGAAGTTCTGTTTGTCCATGGCCGACCAAACAAAACTTATTTCGGCGTAGAGAAGCTTGAAGAACTTCCCAGTAACATCATGACAACGGATACAGAAGTCTTCTTCAACAAATTAGGAATACAGAGCCCTGTAGATAATAAAGAACATCTTAAAGGGAAACCTGACCAAGAGGAAGGATATGGGGTGTGGAAGACGTTTCTCAACAAGGTGCCCACAGAAAAAGAG GTGGGCTCAATATTTGACAGCCGCAAAGATCTTCGCCTTGTCAGCTGGAAGGCGTACCCAGAATACACTCCAAACATGGAGTTACCTTCCTTTGTTCTCCACGATCGTCTCTACTATATCAACGCTGTAGAGGCCGCCGCGTCTGCCATGGAAATGTCTGCCATTGGGGGAAGAAACGTTGCGATACTAGCGTACAATCAGTGGTTTGGTCATTTTGATAAAATTGACGAACATACTTTTCCCTCAGCTAAGGGGGATCCTGCTTTTACGTCAGAAGGGGAGGGGAGACGGCCAGATGAATTGTAG